GGCCTTCGTCGGCCTGCGGGGGCACGAGGACGAGATGGCCAAAAACCTCGCCTACGGCGACCAACGGCGGCTCGAGATCGCCCGGGCGCTCGCGCTGCGGCCGCGCCTCCTGCTCCTGGACGAGCCGGCCGCGGGGATGAATCCCGAGGAGGCCCGGCGCCTCATGGAGTTCATCCGCCGTCTGCGGCGGGAACTGCGCCTCACCGTGCTGCTGATCGAGCACCAGATGCGCGTCGTGATGGGCGTCGCGGACCGCGTCACCGTCCTGGATCACGGGGAGAAGATCGCCGAGGGCACGCCGGACGAAATCCGCCGCGATCCCCGGGTCATCGAGGCCTATCTGGGCAAA
Above is a genomic segment from bacterium containing:
- a CDS encoding ATP-binding cassette domain-containing protein, producing NVLIGMHTHLTADPVRIVLGTGAIVREERDAHRNARELLAFVGLRGHEDEMAKNLAYGDQRRLEIARALALRPRLLLLDEPAAGMNPEEARRLMEFIRRLRRELRLTVLLIEHQMRVVMGVADRVTVLDHGEKIAEGTPDEIRRDPRVIEAYLGKGALG